A genomic region of Prionailurus bengalensis isolate Pbe53 chromosome D1, Fcat_Pben_1.1_paternal_pri, whole genome shotgun sequence contains the following coding sequences:
- the FTH1 gene encoding ferritin heavy chain: MTTASPSQVRQNYHQDSEAAINRQINLELYASYVYLSMSYYFDRDDVALKNFAKYFLHQSHEEREHAEKLMKLQNQRGGRIFLQDIKKPDRDDWENGLNAMECALHLEKSVNQSLLELHKLATDKNDPHLCDFIETHYLNEQVKSIKELGDHVTNLRKMGAPESGMAEYLFDKHTLGNSDNES; the protein is encoded by the exons ATGACGACCGCGTCCCCCTCGCAGGTGCGCCAGAACTACCACCAGGACTCGGAGGCCGCCATCAACCGCCAGATCAACCTGGAGCTCTACGCCTCCTACGTCTACCTGTCCATG TCTTACTATTTTGACCGTGATGATGTGGCTTTGAAGAACtttgccaaatattttcttcaccaATCTCATGAGGAGAGGGAACATGCTGAGAAGCTGATGAAGCTGCAGAACCAGCGAGGTGGCCGAATCTTCCTTCAGGATATCAAG AAACCAGACCGTGACGATTGGGAGAACGGGCTGAATGCGATGGAGTGTGCGTTACACTTGGAAAAGAGTGTGAATCAGTCACTACTGGAACTGCACAAACTGGCCACTGACAAAAACGACCCCCAT ttGTGTGACTTCATTGAGACGCATTATCTGAATGAGCAGGTGAAGTCCATCAAAGAACTGGGTGACCACGTAACCAACCTGCGCAAGATGGGGGCTCCCGAATCTGGCATGGCAGAGTATCTCTTTGACAAGCACACCTTGGGAAACAGTGATAATGAGAGCTAA